The following nucleotide sequence is from Chryseobacterium sp. CY350.
GTTGCCGAATTAAAAAGTCTTAATGCTGAAAAGTTAATCATTCTTGATGCGCGAGCCGGAAAAGATGCTTATCAAAATCATCTAAATAAACACATCAAAGGAGCAAGGTTTGTAGATTTAGACAAAGATTTAGCAGAAATTGGCGTAGATGCCGCTTTTGGAGGAAGACATCCGCTTCCAAGTATTGAAAAGTTTGGTAAAACAATTTCCTTTTTAGGTATTTCAGAAAATTCTCATATTGTTATTTATGATGATAAAAACGGAGCCAATGCCGCAGTAAGAGCTTGGTGGATGATGAAAGCTTTTGGAATTAAAAATGTGCAGGTTTTAAATGGTGGTTTTCAGGAAGCAGAAAAAGAAGGACTAGAATTTTCATCGGGCGAAGAAAGTTTTGATAAAACTGAAATCATTAACAGAAGAGCATGGCTTCTTCCAATTTCTAAGTTGGAAGATGTTGAAAATGAATTGATAAAAGATTCTGTAACGGTGATCGACGTACGAGATTCTTATCGATATAAAGGAGAGTCTGAGCCAATTGATTTAGTTGCGGGACATATTCCGGGAGCAATCAATATTCCCTTCTACGAAAATTTAGATGAGAATGGATATTTCCTCAAACCTGAAATTTTAAAAGATAAATATTTAAAATTACTACAAAACAAATCTAAAAGATTAATCATTCACTGTGGTTCCGGAGTTACTGCGTGTCATACAATTCTGGCTCTTGATTATGCCGGTTTTGAAATTCCGAATCTGTATGTGGGTTCGTGGAGCGAATGGAGCAGAAGAGAAGGAAAAGAAATTGCGAAAGATTTTTAAATACAGGTAATACTGTAATCTTAAGATGAAATCAAACTTAATATTCTTATCAATTTAATGAACTTAATGGTTCAAAATTAATTTTAAACAAAAAAAAGCTGCCAAAAATTTGACAGCCTCATTTATTTTAAAAGGAAATTTTAGAGCATTCCCAGCTCAAATTTTGCCTCTTCACTCATCATATCTTTGTTCCAGGTTGGTTCAAAAGTAAGCTCAAGATCTACTTCCTTCACATTTTCCACCTGTTTCACTTTGTCTTTTACCTCTTGTGGAAGACTTTCCGCAACGGGACAATTCGGACTCGTTAACGTCATGACGATTTTCACATCGGCTTCTTCCGAAATCTGAACGTCATAAATCAATCCTAATTCGTAAATATCCACAGGGATTTCTGGGTCGTAAACGGTTTTCAGTACTCTTATAATTTCTTCACCAATGTCGGCGATTTGATCGTCTGTAAAGTTCATTTGTTAATCTAAATTGATATTTCTCTGCAATAAATCTTCCTGACGCATACGTCGGAAAATGTTTGCCAAAGTTAAGACATCTTTTTCACAATAGTCAACTATTCGCTGCAAGTCTTTTTCTATGTAGTAGATTGATGAAACCATTGAGCCGTCGATGTCGTCTTTCGGCGTTGGGATCCCGAAAACATGAGCCAATAATTCTAGAGAAATGAAACTTTTATAATCTCCGAATTTCCACAATTCCATTGTGTCGAGATGTGGGATTTCCCAAGGCTTCTTTCCGTACATTTGAAATGGTGTTGGAGGCTGCATTCCGTTAATCAGAAAACGTCTTGCAATCCACGGAAAGTCGAATTCTTTTCCATTGTGGGCACAGAGAATAACATCTCGAAGTCTAGGGCTGTTGAACAATTCACCAAATTCCTTCAAAATCTTCTTCTCATCATCGCCAGCGAAGCTTTTTATTCGTAAAGTTTCATTCTTTTCAAGCATTCCTATCGTGATGCAGATGATTTTTCCAAATTCTGCCATAATTCCGGCTCTTTCGTAGAAATCTTCTGGCGAAATTTCATCTTTTCGCTGAAATTTTGTTTTTTTATCCCAAAGTTTCTGTTCAGTTTCAGAGAGCTCTTCCCATGAACCAGAGTTCGGAACCGTCTCAATATCAAGGAATAAAACTTTTTCTAAAGAAATATTTTGTATCATTTGTATTTGAATTTTTTAATTAGTTATCCAACCTGCATTCCGTTTTTTGTGGGTAGAGAAGGTGATAAAATGATAACATCTTTTGGATCGTCACCATAAATGCCCAAGACGAGGCATTCGCTGAAAAAATTGGCGATTTGTTTTTTGGGAAAATTCACGACGGCTACAATTTGTTTTCCGATTAATTCTTCTTTTTTATAGAGCGTTGTAATCTGAGCAGATGATTTTTTAATTCCTAAATCTCCAAAATCAATTTCCAGCTGATAGAAAGGATTTTTTGCTTTTTCAAAATCATTCACGGAAATAATTGTTCCGGATCTGACGTCAATTTTTTCAAAATCAGTCCACGATATTTCTGGTTTTATGTTCATATTATTTCTGAATTATTTAAAAACAAAAATTCTTTTAAACAAAAGTATTAAAAATTAGAAAAAATCAATCAATATACGTTGCAATACCATTGATTTTATTTATTTTTACACAAAACACAAGCAAAATGCTGATTAAAATATACGGAAGCGCCATCTTCGGTGTTTCTGCACAAACAATTACCATTGAAGTAAATATTGATACTGGTGGTATTGGTTATCATCTTGTAGGTCTTCCCGATAATGCGATTAAAGAAAGCAGTTACAGAATATCTGCAGCTTTGAAAAATGTGGGCTTCAAAATTCCCGGAAAAAAAATTACCATCAATATGGCTCCTGCAGATCTCAGGAAAGAAGGCGCAGCTTACGATCTGAGCATCGCAATGGGGATTTTAGTGGCTTCAGATCAGATCGTTGCAGATAATATTCAGGATTACATCATCATGGGCGAGCTTTCTCTGGATGGAAGTCTGCATCCGATAAGAGGCGTTCTGCCGATTGCTATCCAAGCACGAGAAGAAGGTTTTAAAGGAATTATTTTACCTAAACAAAACACGAGAGAAGCCGCGATTGTCAATAATCTTGATGTTTATGGTGTTGAAAATATCAAAGAAGTTATCGACTTTTTTAATGAAGGAAAACCTCTTGAGAAAGTAGTTTTAGATACCCGAAAAGAATTTCAGGATAAGATCAATAGTTTTCCGTTTGATTTTTCTGAAGTGAAAGGCCAGGAAACCGCCAAACGAGCAATGGAAGTTGCAGCAGCAGGCGGACATAATATTATTCTCATCGGGCCACCCGGAAGTGGAAAAACGATGTTGGCAAAACGTGTTCCCAGTATTTTGCCGCCTCTTACTTTAAAGGAAGCATTAGAAACCACAAAAATACATTCTGTTGCCGGAAAAATGGGAACAGAAACTTCGCTCATGACGGTTCGTCCTTTCCGTTCACCTCATCATACCATTTCAGACGTTGCACTTGTAGGCGGTGGAAGTTATCCTCAACCGGGAGAAATTTCACTGGCGCATAACGGAGTTTTATTTCTTGACGAAATGCCGGAGTTTAAGAGAACGGTTCTTGAAGTGATGCGGCAGCCTTTGGAAGATCGTGAAGTGACGATTTCCAGAGCGAGGTTTACCGTGAATTATCCTTCGAGTTTTATGCTAGTTGCTTCAATGAATCCCAGCCCAAGTGGATATTTTCCTGATGATCCGAATAATACTTCTTCTGTTTTTGAGATGCAGCGCTATATGAATAAACTGTCGGGACCACTTTTAGACCGAATTGATATTCATGTAGAAGTACAGAAAGTTGAGTTTGAGCAATTAGCCGAAAAAAGAAAAGGTGAAAAAAGTGAAGACATCAGAAAACGTGTTTTGATTGCCCGTGAGATTCAGAACGAACGATATAAAGATCTGTCAATCAGTTATAATGCTCAAATTGGTTCGCGAGAATTAGAAAAGTTTTGCGAATTAGATGATGCTTCATTTAACCTCATCAAATTGGCAATGGAAAAACTGAATCTTTCTGCAAGAGCTTACGACAGGATTCTAAAAGTAGCCAGAACAATTGCTGATCTTGAAGAATCTGAAAATATTTTGTCACATCATATTTCTGAAGCGATACAGTACAGAAGTTTGGATCGTGAGTTTTGGAATGTGTAAAAATGTAGCTAAACTTAAAGAAAAAGGAAATTCTACAAAGGCAGCATTCGTCTTTCCGTTTTGTTGGATGATTGCTTTAATTTTGATCTCTTTTGGTTTTATTTTAATTAAAAAGTGATCAGCAAAAACAAAAAAACCGTGAAATAAATTCCACGGTTTTCAAATATAATTTAAAAAAAATTATTTCTTTTTCTTTTTTGTAGGAGCTGCATTTCTGATTTTAGATGCGCCTGTATCAGCAGGAGTATTTTCATCTTTCACAAGTTTCAACTCATCTACGATTCTTCTTGCACCAGCATATTTGTCGATCGTCCAAAGAACGAAACGAATGTCTACACTGATCGTCTTCTGCCATTTGTCTTCAAAAACAATGTCACCACTTAGAGCTTCACTGTTTCCGTCAAATGCGATTCCGATAAGGTTTCCGTCTCCGTCAATTACGGGAGAGCCAGAGTTTCCACCTGTGATGTCATTATTTGACAAGAAGTTTACAGGAAGATAACCTGCTTTGTCCGCATACATTCCGTAGTCCTTTGCTCCCTGAAGTGCAAGCACTCTCTGAGGAAGATCAAATTCTTCGTCACCAGCTTTGTATTTACCTACCAAACCTTCCATTGTTGTGTAATAGTTATCAGTAACACCAAAGTAGTTTCTGTCTTCTCTGATTGGTAAAGTGTCAATTGTTCCGTAAGTCAATCTCATTGTAGAGTTTGCATCCGGATAGAATTTTTTCTCTGGCATTGCTTTCATTAATCCGGCTAAGAAAAGACGGTTGTTTTTAGCAAAATTATCATCAATTTTTACAAATCTTTCACCAGAAACTCTCTGATCTTCTGCGATACCTTTTGCAATTTTCAACAAAGGATCTGCATCTAATTTTAAACGATCAGGGTTTAAAACATAGTTGGTTACAGATGTTTTATTTGCAAATAATGAAGAAAATGCAACAGTTGACAAGTTATTGGCATCTAATGCCATAATCGTTGGCGAAGCAACATCTTCTTTTACCCTTGTTTTGTAAAGGTTTACCAAAGAATTCAGCATTTCTCCTTCTAATTCAGGGTTAATGTTGTCGTATGCGTCTTTTATTGCCGCTTCTACTTTAGGTTTCATTGCCAATCTTCCTGCCATATCTTGTTTTGCATACGCATCAAGAGCCGGAGCCAATTGGTAAGCTAGAGCAATATATTTTGCATTTCTGGTAAGAAGAGATGCATAATTTCTTTCAACATTTCTGTCAGAAACCTGCTTGTAATAAGTAGCAATTTGTTGCAAAACATCATCATACATTTCGTTGCCTGGTTGCGCAGACCACTGTCTGTATGTCTTTTCTATATTTTGCTTGTCTTGTATCGTGCCGTTTTTAATAACAGCATCAATTGTTCCCTGTCTGTTTTTCCAGTAGTTGGCTACAGAAGCATATTGTGAAGCATATGCCAACTGAGTGGTTTTATCCTTATCCATGTACTTCTTCATAACGTCCATTGCCAGTTTAGAAGTTTCTACCCAAGCCGGATAATCTTTAGAAACCATTTGGTTGATTCCGTACGAAGTAAGATAACGGTTTGTTCTTCCCGGATAACCCAAGATCATTGAGAAATCTCCAGGCTTAATTCCTTTTAGAGAAACAGGTAAAAAGTGTTTTGGTTTCAAAGGAACATTTGTCGGCGCAAATTCGGCAGGATTTCCTGCCGCATCAGCATATACTCTGAAAACGGTAAAATCTGCTGTGTGTCTCGGCCATTCCCAGTTATCGGTATCTCCACCGTATTTTCCTAAAGCTGATGGTGGTGCGCCTACCAATCTGATATCTTTATAATCCTGATAAACGAAAAAATAAAATTCATTTCCGTTGAAGAAATCTCTTACAACAACGGTATATTTTCCGTTTTCAGAATTTTCTGTCTGAATTGCTTTTGTTTCAGCATCGATCACAGCTTTTCTTTCAGCTGCAGTCATGTTGTTGTTTAATTTAGAATTTATTCTTTGCGAAGCGTCATCCATTCTTACTAAAAATCTTACATAAAGATCTTTTGCATTAAACTCGTCTTTTTCCTTCATTGCCCAGAAACCGTTTTTCAGGTAATCTTTTGACGGTGTAGAAGCCGCTGCTACAGCACCGTATCCACAGTGGTGATTGGTGAAGATCAATCCTTTGTCTGAAACGATCTCACCTGTACAGAATCCTCCAAAGCTTACGATCGCATCTTTAAGACTAGAATTGTTTACAGAATAAATCTCTTCTGGTGTAAGGTGCAGACCTTCTTTCTGCATATCGACACCGTTAAGTCTTTTGATGAGCATCAACAGCCACATCCCTTCGTCTGCCCTCATTTGAGCAAAACCCAACAAGAAAGTGAATAGTAAAAATATTCTTTTCATTTTTTAAATAATTATTTTGGGCTAATTTACTAATTTTTACCGTAATCCATCTTCAATTGGTACGAAAATGGGTGGCTGAGTGGTATGAAAAACATTATTTTGGGTTTTTTTACCGTTTTCATTTTAACAATGGTTTTAAATTGTTCAGCAACAAAGGTTAACAATCAGCATTATCAGAGAGAATGGATGATGGTTTCGTTTGACCAATTTACCAAACAACAGCTGATGGAAAATGGGGCAGAAATTAATCTGACCGGAGAGAAATCTGGTAATCAGATAAAAGGAACTGCGACAATGGGTTGCAACAAAATTTTCTTTTTAGCTGAATTAAAAAATAACGGTAAAATAAAATTTTCAGAAATTGGAAGTACCGAAATGGCGTGTAAAAATATGGAACTGGAAAATGCTTTTATGAAAAAATTCGGGAGCATGAAAAATTATTTAATCGAAGGGCATCGACTGACACTTTCCGATGATAAAGGAAGTGAAATGAAATTTATCGCAGCCGATTGGGACTAAATTATTCAAGTTTAAAAATAAGAAGTCCGCAAAATTATTTTTTGCGGACATCTCTTTTCAAATGGCTATCACTTTTAATCTTTAGGAATTGTTTTTTTTATTTCTTCTAAAGTTGCCGTGTTTGGTAATCCCTGAATTTTTGTGTTGTTAGGCGAAATATTTGCTTTCCGAGAATTTTTTCTGTTGGGAATTGAAGCTAAAACTTCATCAAGATTTGCAGTATTCGGCAACAATTTTCCCTTATCAATGCTTTGATTTTCAGTTTTTACACTTTGTTCACTTATTTTAAGATTTTCCTCAGACGCTAAAACGTTTGGCTTTTCTTTTTTTACAGAATAAGCGTTGTTGGGTTTTTGCATCTTTTGTTCGAATGCTTTTGCATCTCTTAAAACCTGTTCTTGATCTTGAAGTTCTGGAGTTTTCTTTTCCTGTGCGTAAAATGCTACGCTTAAAAGTAAAAATGGGATGATATATAATGATTTCATGATAGTTTTATTTAATGTTAACTAATACTTTTATTTTTCCGATCGAGATTTGATCATAGTCCTGAAGTGCTTTTCCCAAAACCTGTCCTATTTTTACTTTTTTAGGATTGGCTTTCATGGCAACTCCTGGTTTTGATGAGGTTACCAAAAGATCACCTCTTTTTATTTTTCCGCCTTCAAGGCAAACTTTTGTAGGAATCACTCCAATCACACCCATCTGAACTTTACCAGACAGATCTGCATCTACATTTTCTTCCGTTAAAAGAACGCCCGGTTTTGTAGCATAAACTCCTGACACTAAAGTAGAATATGGTTTTGATGATTTTTCTACCGCTCTGTCACTTGAAGTTGAGATTACTAAAACGTCTCCCATTTCGTATTCAGAAATATTTCCTTCTACATCAAAAACTTCAGCTAAATCGGCACCGCTGTTTTGTGTACCGCCATTAAAAAAGCCTGTTCCTGTTTTACTGATTCTGGCAACATTGGCAGACCCACTTTGAAAAACTGCGAGGTTTCCTGAAGCTCCGGTATGATTGACAAAAATTCCTGTTCCTGTTCCGACATTGGTAACAGAAACCACTGCCTGAGAATTTGCGGTATTAAAGTTTCTGAAATAACCAGCTCTGCCAGTTCCAAAATTAGGAACCCAACCGTAAATTGCACTTCCGGTTCCGTCAACCGTTGCTTCTACACCATCTCCGGCATTTTTAGCATTTGCGGTAACACCATTTCCGTTTCCGTTGGCAAGTGCGATTACCGCGGGCGCATTTCCTGTGGCATGACTGGCATAAAATAACCCACCAAATCCACCGGTTCCGGCAGCTTCGCCGTAAACTCCGGCAGTTCCAAAGTTTGAGAATTGAGAATTTACTTTTCCTTTCACAGCCGGTGATGTTCCATTGGTGTTATCAACGAAAAAATCTCCTGCGATACCATTTCCCAGTGTTGTTGACGAAAGTGCTGTAGAAGTATTTGAGGTATTAAAATTTTTAAATTCTGCCGCCTTCCCGGTGCTAAAAGTTGGAACCCAACCGTAAATTGCACGGCCTGTACCGTCTACATTTGCTTCGACGGCATCGCCATCTTTTCCTACATTGGCAACAATCGCGTCACCATTGCCATCATTTAAAGCAACTAAAGCACGTCCGTTTCCGGAGACATTTGAAGAGTAGAATAAACCAGCAAACCCTCCTGTGCCTGAGGAAACGCCAAAAATCCCAGCCGCTCCGAAGTTTCCGTAGATCGTTTTTACTTCGCCTCTCACTGCCGCGCTTACACTGTTTGTATTATTGGATAAAAAAGAAGAAACATTTCCTTGAGTATTGTCCGGAATGTTTCCGTTGCTGTTAGATTCTACTTCAAAAGTATTTCTGTCATTGGTTGCTAAGAAGTTTTGAAATCTTCCTGCCCGACCTTTGCTGTTGTTGAGACCAACTCGTCCGTATACGCCAATTCCTGTTCCGGATGTGTTTGTTGATACGAAACCATGTAATCCATAACCTCCGCCATCATTTCTCCCCACTACAGCTCCTGCGATATCACTTGTGGTTCTTCCTACAACTGCTTCACCGGCGCCGTTATTGTCGGCGATAACTCCGGCAGAACTCTGCGAGCTTGTAATGCCGTGCACTGCAAAGCCGTTTCCTGAATTGCTTAAAATCCCAATTCCTGTTCCTGTGGTTGAAACATTGATAACTGTTCCGCTTCCTAAAGTATTGGCATTGATAACATTACTGTTGTTTGCATTGTTTGATATTGAAAAATTTGCAGCAATTCCGCTCGTACTTGTTGCGTTTAATGCTGTTCCTGTATTGCTGTTTGCATAAACTCCATATCCTGATCCTGAAGAATTTCCGTAAACTCCTAATCCTGAAGGTGTAACTCCGTAAACGCCCCATCCACTTCCGTTTTGGCTTCCCCAAACACCAACGCCCAAACCTCCGGTGCCGTTATTTATTCCCCGAACACCGGAAGAAAATCCACCCGGAGCTACATTGGTAACTGTTCCTCTTACTGCTGCAATGCTTGAAGTTGTTGTATTGTTGTTTCCTTCCAGAGAAGTCCCATCACCATCGTTTGTTATAGAGAAAAGATTTGAAGCATTATTAACGGTTGCTGTATAAGGCAAAGTGAAACCTCCCCCCGAACTTCCCGACGATTTGGCATACATTGCATAAGGCACGCTTAAAAGTTGGCTTGTACCTGTGATTGTATAAGAAGTTCCTCCCGTAGGATCTGTTTCTGTTTTTAAATAATAATTTCCTGATGGCCAGTTGATGGTTGCATATGTTCCGGAAAGTACGGTTCCGGTTCCTATTTCCAGACTGATGAGGCCATTCACGTTGGTTGTTCCCGTAAGTCTTTCAGAATAAACTAATGTTCCTGCGGGCGAACCTTGCAGTATACTTACTTTAACTCCGATGTTTTGATTGGCAAGCAACTGTCCGGTTGTATTTCGCATTACAGCCTGATAGCTCATTTTTTCCGGAACCTGCGCCGAAACAAAATGGCTGCCTAGAATGATTCCTGCGGTGAGTAAAACTTTTTTCATGATGATTATTTTTTAATGATTTTAAATGTTTTAATGTTTTTGCTATTCTGATCGATTCTGATGATGTACATCGCAGAAGGAAGCTCAGAAAAATTGAATTCTGATTTTGATTCTTTTATTGTGTCTCGTTTTAAAAGTTTGCCGGAAGAATCAAATAATTGAAATTCAGAATTTCTGTAGTCGTTTGTAGTAAAATCCACAAACAAAAAATCTTTGAATGGATTCGGATACAATAAGATGTCTTTCTGGTCTTCCCCGGAAGTTTCTGAAGTAGACAAAGTGATGATTTCATAGGCTTGCTGCACGCCTTCAATCATTTGATCGTTAGCGCCTTTCGATGTGAAATCAATCTGCCCCACACTGTAAGATACAGAGCCGTTGCTGCCTGTTCCGTTTGATCCTGCTGCGACAGTTGCTTTTTGTGCATTCACTTTTGCTGCCAGACAAAAAATCAAAATGGAGCCATAGATGAAAATTTTTCTCATATTGGGATAATTTTTGGTTATTATTTTTTATATTATGATCTGCTAATGAGTTTTTTACGATGTAAAGGTAGGCGGAGGAGGAGATGGTAAACCAGAGGAAAAGAACTAGAATAAAAAAGGTGAAAACACCTATTTTTGAATTATGGGGTTGCATTTAATCATTAAAAATGTTATCTTGTAAATCTTATAAATTATATAGAATTTAATGCTAGAAAAGAAAATACATAATTACGAAAGAGCTGTTTTGGTGGGCGTTGTCACTCAAAATCAAAGTGCAGAAAAACTGCAGGAATATATGGATGAGCTGGAGTTTCTGGCTTTCACTGCAGGTGCTACGGTTGATAAACGTTTTACTCAAAACTTAACTCAGCCAGACTCTAAAACCTTTGTGGGAAGCGGTAAAGCTCAGGAAATCAAAGAATATGTAAAAGAAAATGAGATTGGCACCATTATTTTTGATGATGAATTGTCTCCTTCGCAGCTTAAAAATCTTGAAAAAGAAATTGAAGTAAAAATTCTTGACAGAACGAATCTTATTCTCGATATTTTTGCGCAGAGAGCACAAACTTCTTACGCGAGAACGCAGGTTGAATTGGCACAATACCAATATTTGCTGCCTCGACTGAGCAAAATGTGGTCTCACCTAGATAAGCAAAAAGGGGGAATCGGGATGCGTGGTCCCGGTGAAACGGAAATTGAAACCGATAGAAGGATCATCCGTGACAGAATTTCGTTGTTGAAAGATAAACTGAAAACCATAGATAAGCAAATGGCGACTCAGCGTACAAACCGTGGTAAAGTGGTGCGTTCTGCTTTGGTAGGATACACCAACGTTGGTAAATCTACCTTGATGAATGCTTTGTCGAAATCTGATGTTTTTGCGGAAAATAAATTATTTGCAACGCTGGATACAACCGTAAGAAAAGTAGTTATCGGAAATTTACCTTTCCTTTTGACGGATACGGTAGGTTTCATTAGAAAATTACCTACTCAGTTGGTAGAATCTTTCAAATCTACTTTGGATGAAGTGCGTGAAGCAGATCTTTTGATTCATGTAGTTGATATTTCGCATGAAAGCTTTGAAGATCATATTGAATCTGTGAATCAGATTTTAATGGAAATTAATGCACATCAGAAACCGATGATCATGGTCTTTAATAAAATTGATGATTTCAGCTACGAGAAAAAAGATGAAGACGATCTTACGCCAAGTTCAAACCGAAACGTTTCTTTAGACGAATGGAAAAGAACCTGGATGAACAAATCTAAACATCCTGCTGTTTTCATCTCTGCTATAACGAAAGAAAATTTCCCTGAAATGAAAAGGCTGATCTACGATGAGGTGATGAAAATTCATATCTCAAGATTCCCGTACAATGATTTTCTTTTCGAATATTTTGAAAATGATGAAGATGAAGCGTCTGAAAAAGAAGATTAATGAATTACAAAATAATCATTTTTCTGCTTTTTCTTCCGTTTTTTGCCTTGGGCCAAAAGACAAAGCTGGATTTTAAGAGTATTGAGAAAAACATCAGCAATTCCGTTTCGCCTTACTATTACGAAAAGCTTGTTTTCAAATTTAAAGGGCTTCCGAAGTCTCTCGACAGCGTAGAAGCTCAACATTTGTACTACGGCAGAAATTTCATAAAAAATAAAGTTTCCCAGACTGGCGACGAGTTCAAAAGTCTGGCAGAAGCTTTTAAAAATAATAATTTTGCAGACTGCATAAGACTGGGGAAAACTCTTTACAATAAAGATCCTACCAATCTGGATGTCATTCTTATTTTGCTTCGTGCTTATGATCAGACGAAAGATGTCGGTAATTTTTCACATCATCTTTCACAATTACGGTTGCTAACTGATGCCATTAAAAACTCGGGTGACGGAAAATCTGACAAAACGGCTTTCAAAGTAAATAATGTAGGTGACGAATATATTTTTCTTAACGTCATG
It contains:
- a CDS encoding sulfurtransferase, with the translated sequence MSPIIFVAELKSLNAEKLIILDARAGKDAYQNHLNKHIKGARFVDLDKDLAEIGVDAAFGGRHPLPSIEKFGKTISFLGISENSHIVIYDDKNGANAAVRAWWMMKAFGIKNVQVLNGGFQEAEKEGLEFSSGEESFDKTEIINRRAWLLPISKLEDVENELIKDSVTVIDVRDSYRYKGESEPIDLVAGHIPGAINIPFYENLDENGYFLKPEILKDKYLKLLQNKSKRLIIHCGSGVTACHTILALDYAGFEIPNLYVGSWSEWSRREGKEIAKDF
- a CDS encoding SUF system Fe-S cluster assembly protein; this translates as MNFTDDQIADIGEEIIRVLKTVYDPEIPVDIYELGLIYDVQISEEADVKIVMTLTSPNCPVAESLPQEVKDKVKQVENVKEVDLELTFEPTWNKDMMSEEAKFELGML
- a CDS encoding 3'-5' exonuclease → MIQNISLEKVLFLDIETVPNSGSWEELSETEQKLWDKKTKFQRKDEISPEDFYERAGIMAEFGKIICITIGMLEKNETLRIKSFAGDDEKKILKEFGELFNSPRLRDVILCAHNGKEFDFPWIARRFLINGMQPPTPFQMYGKKPWEIPHLDTMELWKFGDYKSFISLELLAHVFGIPTPKDDIDGSMVSSIYYIEKDLQRIVDYCEKDVLTLANIFRRMRQEDLLQRNINLD
- a CDS encoding tRNA-binding protein; this translates as MNIKPEISWTDFEKIDVRSGTIISVNDFEKAKNPFYQLEIDFGDLGIKKSSAQITTLYKKEELIGKQIVAVVNFPKKQIANFFSECLVLGIYGDDPKDVIILSPSLPTKNGMQVG
- a CDS encoding YifB family Mg chelatase-like AAA ATPase translates to MLIKIYGSAIFGVSAQTITIEVNIDTGGIGYHLVGLPDNAIKESSYRISAALKNVGFKIPGKKITINMAPADLRKEGAAYDLSIAMGILVASDQIVADNIQDYIIMGELSLDGSLHPIRGVLPIAIQAREEGFKGIILPKQNTREAAIVNNLDVYGVENIKEVIDFFNEGKPLEKVVLDTRKEFQDKINSFPFDFSEVKGQETAKRAMEVAAAGGHNIILIGPPGSGKTMLAKRVPSILPPLTLKEALETTKIHSVAGKMGTETSLMTVRPFRSPHHTISDVALVGGGSYPQPGEISLAHNGVLFLDEMPEFKRTVLEVMRQPLEDREVTISRARFTVNYPSSFMLVASMNPSPSGYFPDDPNNTSSVFEMQRYMNKLSGPLLDRIDIHVEVQKVEFEQLAEKRKGEKSEDIRKRVLIAREIQNERYKDLSISYNAQIGSRELEKFCELDDASFNLIKLAMEKLNLSARAYDRILKVARTIADLEESENILSHHISEAIQYRSLDREFWNV
- a CDS encoding S46 family peptidase, translated to MKRIFLLFTFLLGFAQMRADEGMWLLMLIKRLNGVDMQKEGLHLTPEEIYSVNNSSLKDAIVSFGGFCTGEIVSDKGLIFTNHHCGYGAVAAASTPSKDYLKNGFWAMKEKDEFNAKDLYVRFLVRMDDASQRINSKLNNNMTAAERKAVIDAETKAIQTENSENGKYTVVVRDFFNGNEFYFFVYQDYKDIRLVGAPPSALGKYGGDTDNWEWPRHTADFTVFRVYADAAGNPAEFAPTNVPLKPKHFLPVSLKGIKPGDFSMILGYPGRTNRYLTSYGINQMVSKDYPAWVETSKLAMDVMKKYMDKDKTTQLAYASQYASVANYWKNRQGTIDAVIKNGTIQDKQNIEKTYRQWSAQPGNEMYDDVLQQIATYYKQVSDRNVERNYASLLTRNAKYIALAYQLAPALDAYAKQDMAGRLAMKPKVEAAIKDAYDNINPELEGEMLNSLVNLYKTRVKEDVASPTIMALDANNLSTVAFSSLFANKTSVTNYVLNPDRLKLDADPLLKIAKGIAEDQRVSGERFVKIDDNFAKNNRLFLAGLMKAMPEKKFYPDANSTMRLTYGTIDTLPIREDRNYFGVTDNYYTTMEGLVGKYKAGDEEFDLPQRVLALQGAKDYGMYADKAGYLPVNFLSNNDITGGNSGSPVIDGDGNLIGIAFDGNSEALSGDIVFEDKWQKTISVDIRFVLWTIDKYAGARRIVDELKLVKDENTPADTGASKIRNAAPTKKKKK
- a CDS encoding META domain-containing protein, which codes for MKNIILGFFTVFILTMVLNCSATKVNNQHYQREWMMVSFDQFTKQQLMENGAEINLTGEKSGNQIKGTATMGCNKIFFLAELKNNGKIKFSEIGSTEMACKNMELENAFMKKFGSMKNYLIEGHRLTLSDDKGSEMKFIAADWD
- a CDS encoding beta strand repeat-containing protein yields the protein MKKVLLTAGIILGSHFVSAQVPEKMSYQAVMRNTTGQLLANQNIGVKVSILQGSPAGTLVYSERLTGTTNVNGLISLEIGTGTVLSGTYATINWPSGNYYLKTETDPTGGTSYTITGTSQLLSVPYAMYAKSSGSSGGGFTLPYTATVNNASNLFSITNDGDGTSLEGNNNTTTSSIAAVRGTVTNVAPGGFSSGVRGINNGTGGLGVGVWGSQNGSGWGVYGVTPSGLGVYGNSSGSGYGVYANSNTGTALNATSTSGIAANFSISNNANNSNVINANTLGSGTVINVSTTGTGIGILSNSGNGFAVHGITSSQSSAGVIADNNGAGEAVVGRTTSDIAGAVVGRNDGGGYGLHGFVSTNTSGTGIGVYGRVGLNNSKGRAGRFQNFLATNDRNTFEVESNSNGNIPDNTQGNVSSFLSNNTNSVSAAVRGEVKTIYGNFGAAGIFGVSSGTGGFAGLFYSSNVSGNGRALVALNDGNGDAIVANVGKDGDAVEANVDGTGRAIYGWVPTFSTGKAAEFKNFNTSNTSTALSSTTLGNGIAGDFFVDNTNGTSPAVKGKVNSQFSNFGTAGVYGEAAGTGGFGGLFYASHATGNAPAVIALANGNGNGVTANAKNAGDGVEATVDGTGSAIYGWVPNFGTGRAGYFRNFNTANSQAVVSVTNVGTGTGIFVNHTGASGNLAVFQSGSANVARISKTGTGFFNGGTQNSGADLAEVFDVEGNISEYEMGDVLVISTSSDRAVEKSSKPYSTLVSGVYATKPGVLLTEENVDADLSGKVQMGVIGVIPTKVCLEGGKIKRGDLLVTSSKPGVAMKANPKKVKIGQVLGKALQDYDQISIGKIKVLVNIK
- a CDS encoding T9SS type A sorting domain-containing protein, whose amino-acid sequence is MRKIFIYGSILIFCLAAKVNAQKATVAAGSNGTGSNGSVSYSVGQIDFTSKGANDQMIEGVQQAYEIITLSTSETSGEDQKDILLYPNPFKDFLFVDFTTNDYRNSEFQLFDSSGKLLKRDTIKESKSEFNFSELPSAMYIIRIDQNSKNIKTFKIIKK